From the Leucobacter tenebrionis genome, one window contains:
- a CDS encoding carboxylesterase/lipase family protein, with the protein MDVTDGWTVKTRNGWVQGLRRPGHAAFLGIPFAEPPVGELRFAAPVPRRPWEGVLPAITHGPTPLRAAAPGLVPEPAIPGDDTLSVSVFTPEADPAARLPVLVWIHGGAYTGGSPASPWYDGAAFARDGVVTVVVSYRLGFDGFGAIPGGCANRAVMDWLCALEWVQENIEAFGGDPARVTLAGQSAGGGAVLTLLGMPAAGSLFRAVWASSPVLPVRALEDAERMTRRLAARLGIAPSREALAAIPEERILAEQMAAARPRGLSLNALIERAPSFCPVVDGDLIPEPTVDALARGIGGDVDLVVGSNDNEIVLPAESLPSWIRHAPEGLVLWATGLHGHDMREYRATQRDGGVSGAVPALGQEITDRVFRRQVVRVASARAASAPASTRVYRFSWPSPTKGGAIHCLDLPFFWDVLDREDTHPMTGEHPPRSLVDAVHGAAVALVTGEGPEFPEWDAAERRVALIGGDGEHPVQTLPDGYAGLSALLR; encoded by the coding sequence ATGGATGTGACTGATGGTTGGACCGTGAAGACGCGGAACGGCTGGGTGCAGGGTTTGAGACGCCCAGGGCACGCCGCCTTCCTCGGCATCCCCTTCGCGGAGCCCCCTGTGGGTGAGTTGCGCTTCGCGGCGCCCGTGCCCAGGCGACCCTGGGAGGGCGTACTGCCGGCGATCACTCATGGACCCACTCCGCTGCGCGCTGCGGCACCGGGGCTCGTGCCCGAACCGGCGATCCCGGGCGACGACACTCTCAGCGTCTCGGTGTTCACGCCGGAGGCGGATCCCGCGGCGCGGCTCCCCGTACTCGTGTGGATCCACGGCGGGGCCTACACCGGCGGCTCGCCGGCGAGCCCGTGGTACGACGGGGCTGCTTTCGCGCGCGACGGTGTCGTGACAGTCGTCGTCTCCTATCGGCTCGGCTTCGACGGGTTCGGAGCGATCCCGGGCGGCTGCGCGAATCGTGCGGTGATGGATTGGCTCTGCGCACTCGAGTGGGTGCAGGAGAACATCGAGGCGTTCGGGGGCGATCCCGCGCGGGTCACACTCGCGGGCCAGTCCGCGGGCGGCGGTGCCGTGCTCACCCTGCTCGGCATGCCGGCGGCGGGTTCGCTGTTCCGCGCGGTCTGGGCGAGCTCGCCCGTGCTGCCGGTGCGCGCACTCGAGGATGCCGAGAGGATGACTCGAAGACTCGCGGCCCGCCTCGGAATCGCTCCCTCACGAGAAGCGCTGGCCGCGATCCCCGAGGAGCGCATCCTCGCCGAGCAGATGGCGGCGGCGCGTCCCCGTGGCCTCTCTTTGAACGCGTTGATCGAGCGCGCTCCCTCGTTCTGCCCGGTCGTCGACGGCGACCTGATCCCCGAACCGACGGTCGACGCCCTCGCGCGCGGCATCGGCGGCGACGTCGACCTGGTCGTCGGATCGAACGACAACGAGATCGTCCTTCCGGCAGAGTCGCTGCCGTCGTGGATCCGGCATGCTCCCGAGGGACTCGTGCTCTGGGCCACTGGACTCCACGGCCACGATATGCGGGAGTACCGCGCCACCCAGAGGGACGGTGGTGTCTCCGGCGCGGTGCCGGCGCTCGGCCAGGAGATCACGGACCGTGTGTTCAGACGCCAGGTCGTGCGGGTCGCCTCAGCGCGTGCGGCGTCGGCACCGGCCTCTACCCGGGTCTACCGATTTTCCTGGCCGTCGCCGACCAAGGGCGGCGCCATCCACTGCCTCGACCTGCCCTTCTTCTGGGACGTGCTCGATCGTGAGGACACGCACCCGATGACGGGGGAGCATCCACCGCGCAGCCTCGTCGATGCCGTACACGGTGCCGCGGTCGCTCTCGTGACGGGAGAAGGGCCCGAATTTCCCGAATGGGACGCGGCCGAACGCAGAGTCGCGCTCATCGGCGGAGACGGGGAGCACCCTGTTCAAACTCTGCCTGACGGATACGCCGGACTCTCCGCGCTGCTGCGCTGA
- a CDS encoding TetR/AcrR family transcriptional regulator, protein MVSSGGSSRVRKQPEERRAEIIAEAARIALGDGLERITLRAVADGLGVRPGLISHYFPAAEDLVIAAFLAAVTGERERLQAGEGSALDRLTAFVRRVEFESVDLSRLWLNARHLARFTPALAEAIEEQEALDRERLVALIEQGRSEGAFQVADPLAACVRIFMAVDGFGAYANNIGDFEPEAYVHFVADVCEWALGIEPGRLRERVVRA, encoded by the coding sequence ATGGTGTCAAGCGGAGGATCGTCGAGGGTGCGCAAGCAGCCCGAGGAGCGGCGTGCCGAGATCATCGCCGAGGCCGCGCGGATCGCGCTCGGGGACGGACTCGAACGCATCACGCTGCGCGCCGTCGCCGACGGGCTCGGGGTGCGACCGGGGCTGATCAGTCACTATTTTCCGGCGGCGGAGGATCTGGTGATCGCGGCCTTCCTGGCCGCCGTCACCGGCGAGCGGGAGCGATTGCAAGCGGGGGAGGGAAGCGCTCTCGACCGGCTCACCGCCTTCGTGCGCCGCGTCGAGTTCGAGTCGGTCGACCTCTCCCGGCTGTGGCTCAACGCGAGGCATCTCGCACGGTTCACCCCCGCGCTCGCCGAGGCGATCGAGGAGCAGGAGGCGCTCGACCGCGAGCGCCTGGTCGCGCTCATCGAGCAGGGGCGGTCGGAGGGTGCGTTCCAGGTGGCCGATCCGCTCGCGGCGTGCGTGCGGATCTTCATGGCCGTCGACGGCTTCGGCGCCTATGCGAACAACATCGGCGACTTCGAGCCGGAGGCCTACGTGCACTTCGTCGCCGATGTCTGCGAGTGGGCGCTCGGCATTGAGCCGGGCCGGTTGCGCGAACGCGTCGTCCGCGCGTAG
- a CDS encoding purine-cytosine permease family protein: MTAPTPADSHQEFADIPTQPETRGIELVSESERHGKPRDLFSVWAATMVSVLNFTIGASFTAVLGLEIWQSIAVVLVASLLWVFPGIVAVSGPAAGTSGSVIQRAIYGFRGNKIVIAFYGWFISGVFLALNWVASSFMGAELLTRMGIEDKTIGLVVVTVVVSIVTVLVAVYGHALILKAFTALTILLLLIFLVVTGFILPTVDWNFTQPEPLQGVALWSSLTIAFAILASSPLSFSNSADMARYLPRDAKPSHIIWATALGGAVPFTFFTIVGALLGSVVSADALEFGIEFAMLDMLPVWLGPIFVIGVIVNTVALNGMTTYTASMAFQSIGVPIRRIPSAILIGVLGTAFTLFLVMSTSLIDAINLMLQFLLIISVPTIAVYVADIVLRRNRYNGLDLFDERPGAKFWYHGGFSLAGLVSVVAGGTATALFLSTDVWTGPFAVSLGYIDLSTPVGIVVSIVVYTVLAKRRIRAQIAE, encoded by the coding sequence GTGACCGCACCCACTCCAGCCGATTCCCACCAGGAATTCGCCGACATCCCCACGCAGCCCGAGACCCGCGGCATCGAACTCGTCTCCGAGAGCGAGCGCCACGGCAAGCCCCGAGACCTCTTCTCGGTGTGGGCCGCGACAATGGTGAGCGTTCTCAACTTCACCATCGGCGCCTCCTTCACCGCCGTGCTCGGCCTGGAGATCTGGCAGTCCATCGCGGTCGTCCTCGTCGCGTCCCTGCTCTGGGTCTTCCCCGGCATCGTCGCCGTCAGCGGCCCCGCGGCCGGCACCTCGGGTTCCGTGATCCAGCGCGCCATCTACGGCTTCCGCGGCAACAAGATCGTGATCGCCTTCTACGGCTGGTTCATCTCGGGCGTCTTCCTCGCTCTCAACTGGGTGGCGTCGTCCTTCATGGGCGCCGAGCTGCTCACCCGCATGGGCATCGAGGATAAGACGATCGGCCTCGTCGTCGTGACGGTCGTGGTCTCGATCGTCACGGTCCTCGTCGCCGTCTACGGGCACGCGCTCATCCTGAAGGCTTTCACCGCCCTCACCATCCTGCTGCTCCTCATCTTCCTCGTGGTGACGGGATTCATCCTGCCGACCGTCGACTGGAACTTCACGCAGCCCGAGCCGCTGCAGGGCGTCGCCCTCTGGTCGAGCCTCACGATCGCCTTCGCGATTCTCGCCTCGAGCCCCCTCTCCTTCTCGAACAGCGCCGACATGGCTCGGTACCTCCCGCGCGACGCGAAGCCCTCGCACATCATCTGGGCGACGGCGCTCGGCGGCGCCGTGCCGTTCACCTTCTTCACGATCGTGGGAGCCCTCCTCGGCAGCGTCGTCTCGGCCGACGCGCTCGAGTTCGGCATCGAGTTCGCGATGCTCGACATGCTGCCGGTGTGGCTCGGTCCGATCTTCGTCATCGGCGTCATCGTGAACACGGTCGCGCTCAACGGCATGACGACCTACACGGCCAGCATGGCGTTCCAGTCGATCGGCGTGCCGATCCGCCGCATCCCCTCGGCCATCCTCATCGGCGTGCTCGGCACCGCCTTCACGCTCTTCCTCGTGATGTCGACGAGCCTCATCGACGCCATCAACCTGATGCTGCAGTTCCTGCTCATCATCTCGGTGCCCACGATCGCGGTGTACGTCGCCGACATCGTGCTGCGCCGCAACCGGTACAACGGCCTCGACCTGTTCGACGAGCGACCCGGCGCGAAGTTCTGGTACCACGGAGGCTTCAGCCTCGCCGGCCTCGTCTCCGTCGTCGCCGGCGGCACCGCCACCGCGCTCTTCCTGTCGACCGACGTCTGGACCGGCCCGTTCGCCGTCTCCCTCGGCTACATCGATCTCTCGACGCCCGTCGGCATCGTGGTCTCGATCGTGGTCTACACGGTGCTCGCGAAGCGCCGGATCCGCGCCCAGATCGCCGAGTGA
- the nylB gene encoding 6-aminohexanoate-dimer hydrolase yields MNTHSDTDSQRRSTTGPHPARYPGGAPGEPNLDSWQEAPQNRWAFSHLGEILPTAVIPRRSPAAPSEATVRLDSLTPRLPDLQQRLEQSYTDAFLVLRGGEVLAEYYRAGFAPDDRHLLMSVSKSLCGTVVGALVDEGRIDPARPVTEYVPELEGSVYDGPSVQQVLDMEVAIDYSEDYVDPASEVQTHDRSAGWRSRRDGDPADTYEFLTTLRGSGATGEFQYCSANTDVLAWIIERVTGLRYAEALSIHLWAKLDADRDATITVDTTGFGFANGGVSCTARDLARVGRMMLDGGHAPGGRVVSETWVRSIMEGGSREAMTYEGFTGTFPDGSYTRQWWCTGNERGNVSGIGIHGQNLWLDPPTDSVIVKLSSWPEPDTDHWHGVQNDVLLDVSRALDAM; encoded by the coding sequence ATGAACACGCATAGCGACACCGATTCGCAGAGGCGCAGCACGACCGGTCCGCACCCCGCGCGCTACCCGGGAGGAGCTCCGGGAGAACCGAACCTCGACAGCTGGCAGGAGGCCCCGCAGAACCGCTGGGCCTTCTCGCACCTGGGCGAGATCCTGCCCACCGCAGTGATCCCCCGCCGCTCCCCCGCCGCCCCGTCCGAAGCGACGGTGCGCCTCGACTCGCTCACCCCTCGACTCCCCGACCTGCAGCAGCGACTGGAGCAGAGCTACACCGACGCCTTCCTGGTGCTGCGCGGCGGCGAGGTGCTCGCCGAGTACTACCGCGCCGGTTTCGCTCCCGACGACCGCCACCTGCTGATGAGCGTCTCGAAGTCGCTGTGCGGCACAGTCGTCGGAGCGCTCGTCGATGAGGGGCGCATCGATCCGGCCAGGCCCGTCACCGAGTACGTGCCCGAGCTCGAGGGGAGCGTCTACGACGGCCCGTCGGTGCAGCAGGTGCTCGACATGGAGGTCGCGATCGACTACAGCGAGGACTACGTCGACCCCGCCTCCGAGGTGCAGACCCACGACCGCTCCGCGGGCTGGCGGTCGCGACGCGACGGCGATCCCGCCGACACCTACGAGTTCCTCACCACGCTGCGCGGCAGCGGCGCTACGGGCGAGTTCCAGTACTGCTCGGCCAACACCGACGTGCTCGCGTGGATCATCGAGCGCGTCACGGGCCTGCGCTACGCCGAAGCGCTCTCGATCCACCTGTGGGCGAAGCTCGACGCCGACCGCGACGCGACCATCACCGTCGACACGACGGGGTTCGGCTTCGCGAACGGCGGCGTCTCATGCACCGCGCGGGATCTCGCGCGCGTGGGACGCATGATGCTCGACGGCGGTCACGCCCCGGGCGGCCGTGTCGTCTCGGAGACCTGGGTACGCAGCATCATGGAGGGCGGATCGCGCGAGGCCATGACCTACGAGGGCTTCACCGGCACGTTCCCCGACGGCAGCTACACGCGCCAGTGGTGGTGCACGGGCAACGAGCGCGGCAACGTGAGCGGCATCGGCATCCACGGGCAGAACCTGTGGCTGGATCCGCCGACCGACTCGGTGATCGTCAAACTGTCCTCGTGGCCGGAGCCCGACACGGATCACTGGCACGGCGTGCAGAACGACGTCCTGCTCGACGTGAGCCGCGCGCTCGACGCGATGTGA
- the smpB gene encoding SsrA-binding protein SmpB, with the protein MPKETGEKLIASNKKARHEYLIIDTYEAGMVLTGSEVKSLRMGRASLVDGYVFIERGEAWLDAAYIPEYLNGSWTNHAPRRKRKLLLHRQQIDKLYQKTREGGMTIVPLRLYFLNGRAKVEIALAKGKKEYDKRQTLRERQDKREAERAMRSRNRLGE; encoded by the coding sequence ATGCCCAAGGAGACCGGCGAGAAGCTCATCGCGTCGAACAAGAAGGCGCGGCACGAGTATCTCATCATCGACACCTACGAGGCGGGGATGGTGCTCACGGGCAGCGAGGTGAAGTCCCTGCGCATGGGGCGGGCCTCGCTGGTCGACGGCTACGTGTTCATCGAGCGCGGCGAGGCCTGGCTCGACGCGGCCTACATCCCCGAGTACCTCAACGGTTCGTGGACCAACCACGCCCCGCGCCGCAAGCGCAAGCTGTTGCTGCACCGGCAGCAGATCGACAAGCTCTATCAGAAGACCCGAGAGGGCGGCATGACGATCGTGCCGCTGCGGCTCTACTTCCTCAACGGCCGCGCGAAGGTCGAGATCGCCCTCGCGAAGGGCAAGAAGGAGTACGACAAGCGGCAGACGCTGCGCGAGCGGCAGGACAAGCGCGAGGCCGAGCGCGCCATGCGCAGCCGCAACCGGCTGGGGGAGTAG
- the ftsX gene encoding permease-like cell division protein FtsX, with the protein MRAGLVLGEVWNGLRRNMSVVISVILVTFVSLTFVGAAIIMQLQIQQMKTFWYDRAQVAIYLCTDYDQSATCAGSDAGEAEISAVEDALQSGTLQPYIDDYFFVDHEQAYEEFAKQFEGNPILEITRPEQLNQTFWIKLKDPSRSDIITETFSGIPGVQSVSDQRSLLDRIFLFLGVASYTAIAIAGLMLVAAMLLISTTIRLSAYSRRREIGIMRLVGASNRFIQTPFILEGIIAALVGAVLAGAASVGIVRFFVQGFLATEVPFTSYITVEQSLIVPPVLILVGVVLSAIAAKIAITRYLRV; encoded by the coding sequence ATGAGGGCGGGACTGGTTCTCGGCGAGGTCTGGAACGGCCTGCGCCGCAACATGTCGGTGGTCATCTCGGTGATCCTCGTGACGTTCGTGTCGCTCACCTTCGTGGGCGCCGCGATCATCATGCAGCTGCAGATCCAGCAGATGAAGACGTTCTGGTACGACCGCGCCCAGGTCGCGATCTACCTCTGCACGGACTACGACCAGAGCGCGACGTGTGCGGGTTCCGACGCCGGCGAGGCCGAGATCTCCGCGGTCGAGGACGCCCTGCAGTCGGGCACGCTCCAGCCGTACATCGACGACTACTTCTTCGTCGACCATGAGCAGGCGTACGAGGAGTTCGCGAAGCAGTTCGAGGGCAATCCGATCCTCGAGATCACGCGGCCCGAGCAGCTGAACCAGACCTTCTGGATCAAGCTGAAGGACCCCTCGCGATCCGATATCATCACCGAGACCTTCTCGGGCATCCCCGGGGTGCAGAGCGTGTCTGATCAGCGCAGCCTGCTCGACCGCATCTTCCTGTTCCTCGGCGTCGCGAGCTACACCGCGATCGCGATCGCGGGGCTCATGCTCGTGGCGGCGATGCTGCTGATCTCGACCACCATCAGGCTCTCGGCGTACTCGCGCAGGCGGGAGATCGGGATCATGCGCCTGGTGGGCGCATCGAACCGATTCATCCAGACACCCTTCATATTGGAGGGGATCATCGCAGCGCTCGTGGGTGCGGTGCTGGCGGGGGCCGCCTCGGTGGGGATCGTGCGCTTCTTCGTGCAGGGCTTCCTCGCGACGGAGGTGCCGTTCACGAGCTACATCACGGTCGAGCAGTCGCTGATCGTGCCGCCGGTGCTCATACTCGTGGGGGTCGTGCTGTCGGCCATCGCCGCCAAGATCGCGATCACCCGCTACCTCCGGGTGTAG
- the ftsE gene encoding cell division ATP-binding protein FtsE has translation MILFENVTKKYRGTAKPALDGIDLRVDRGEFVFIVGASGSGKSSCLRLILREDQPSIGKIHVLGQDLSKISSRKVPYFRRNLGTVFQDFRLLSNKTVYDNVAFSLQVIGKSRGFIQEAVPDTLEMVGLANKAKRFPHELSGGEQQRVAIARAIVNKPSILLADEPTGNLDPATSLGIMQLLRAINASGTTVVMATHEATFVDIMQQRVVELSQGVVVRDEVGGGYGETASIPVADLSEEGVQVLRTTEAVVRAALAPEEGGEPDPDAEAAEAAAIPTPPPGMQAPEAAAPGAPAPDTDSPQQPSSSADPLDELLGTETLREASVFEEPHPFGEDDSEIDDDDDTVRAGGPQARRIPGFLDPGRPMDPVRMAETGNLAEHLGLSRKDDDETDVGPVR, from the coding sequence ATGATCCTCTTCGAGAACGTCACCAAGAAGTACCGGGGTACCGCGAAGCCCGCGCTCGACGGTATCGACCTCAGGGTCGATCGCGGCGAGTTCGTCTTCATCGTGGGCGCTTCCGGTTCCGGCAAGTCGAGCTGCCTGCGCCTCATCCTGCGCGAGGATCAGCCGAGCATCGGCAAGATCCACGTGCTGGGGCAGGATCTCAGCAAGATCTCATCCCGCAAGGTTCCCTATTTCAGGCGCAACCTCGGTACCGTGTTCCAGGATTTCCGCCTGCTCTCCAACAAGACCGTCTACGACAACGTCGCGTTCTCGCTCCAGGTGATCGGCAAGTCGCGCGGCTTCATCCAGGAGGCCGTGCCCGACACGCTCGAGATGGTCGGGCTGGCGAACAAGGCCAAGCGCTTCCCGCACGAGCTCTCGGGCGGCGAGCAGCAGCGCGTCGCGATCGCCCGCGCGATCGTGAACAAGCCGTCGATCCTGCTCGCCGACGAGCCCACCGGCAACCTCGACCCGGCCACCAGCCTCGGCATCATGCAGCTGCTGCGCGCCATCAACGCCTCGGGGACGACCGTCGTGATGGCGACGCACGAGGCGACCTTCGTCGACATCATGCAGCAGCGCGTGGTCGAGCTCTCGCAGGGCGTCGTCGTGCGCGACGAGGTGGGCGGCGGCTACGGCGAGACCGCGTCGATCCCCGTCGCCGACCTCTCGGAGGAGGGCGTGCAGGTGCTGCGCACGACCGAGGCGGTCGTGCGTGCGGCGCTCGCCCCCGAGGAGGGCGGCGAGCCCGATCCGGACGCGGAGGCCGCCGAGGCAGCGGCGATCCCGACCCCGCCCCCTGGCATGCAGGCGCCAGAGGCGGCCGCACCCGGCGCGCCGGCTCCCGACACCGACTCCCCGCAGCAGCCCTCATCCTCCGCGGATCCCCTGGACGAGCTGCTCGGCACCGAGACCCTGCGCGAGGCCTCCGTCTTCGAGGAGCCCCACCCGTTCGGCGAGGACGACTCCGAGATCGACGACGATGACGACACAGTGCGGGCCGGCGGCCCGCAGGCGCGTCGCATCCCCGGCTTCCTCGATCCCGGGCGGCCGATGGACCCCGTGCGGATGGCCGAGACCGGAAACCTCGCCGAGCACCTCGGGCTCAGCAGGAAAGACGACGACGAGACGGATGTGGGGCCGGTGCGATGA
- the prfB gene encoding peptide chain release factor 2 — protein sequence MLDLDFSARIKALRATYADIAAVTDLPRLEREIGELEQQAAAPDLWDDPAAAQKVTSGLSHRQAQVRKLRGVESRLDDLEVLIELAQEADDEESAKEAADELVALEKLVQDLEVQTMLSGEYDERAAVVTIRSGAGGDDATDFAEILLRMYLRWAEQHGYSTKVLDTSYAEGAGIKSATFEVDAPYAFGTLSVEAGTHRLARISPFGSADKRQTSFAGVEVIPLLEEATEVDIPENDIRVDVFRSSGPGGQSVNTTDSAVRITHIPTGIVISMQNEKSQIQNRAAAMRLLQTRLLLLQKEQEAAKKKELAGSVTASWGDQIRSYFLYGQQLVKDLRTGHESSQPEAVFDGDLDGFIAAGIRWRSLSKND from the coding sequence ATGCTCGATCTTGACTTCAGCGCTCGCATCAAGGCCCTCCGCGCCACCTACGCCGACATCGCGGCGGTCACCGATCTGCCACGGCTCGAGCGGGAGATCGGCGAGCTGGAACAGCAGGCCGCCGCGCCCGATCTGTGGGACGATCCTGCGGCCGCGCAGAAGGTCACCAGCGGCCTCTCGCACCGGCAGGCACAGGTGCGCAAGCTGCGCGGCGTCGAGAGTCGCCTCGACGACCTCGAGGTGCTGATCGAACTCGCGCAGGAGGCCGACGACGAGGAATCGGCGAAGGAGGCGGCCGACGAGCTCGTAGCGCTCGAGAAGCTCGTGCAGGATCTCGAGGTGCAGACCATGCTGTCGGGGGAGTACGACGAGCGCGCGGCGGTCGTCACGATCCGATCGGGCGCCGGCGGCGACGACGCCACCGACTTCGCCGAGATCCTGCTGCGCATGTACCTGCGCTGGGCCGAGCAGCACGGTTACTCAACCAAGGTGCTCGACACCTCCTACGCCGAGGGCGCCGGAATCAAGTCGGCCACGTTCGAGGTCGACGCCCCCTACGCCTTCGGCACGCTCTCGGTCGAGGCCGGCACCCACCGGCTCGCTCGCATCAGCCCCTTCGGCTCCGCCGACAAGCGGCAGACCAGCTTCGCCGGGGTCGAGGTGATCCCGCTGCTCGAGGAGGCCACCGAGGTCGATATCCCCGAGAACGACATCCGCGTCGATGTCTTCCGCTCGTCGGGCCCTGGCGGTCAGTCGGTGAACACCACGGACTCGGCCGTGCGCATCACGCACATTCCCACGGGCATCGTCATCTCCATGCAGAACGAGAAGTCGCAGATCCAGAACCGCGCGGCCGCCATGCGCCTGCTGCAGACCCGCCTGCTGCTGCTGCAGAAGGAGCAGGAGGCAGCCAAGAAGAAGGAGCTCGCGGGATCCGTCACGGCCAGCTGGGGAGACCAGATCCGCTCCTACTTCCTCTACGGTCAGCAGCTGGTGAAGGATCTGCGCACGGGCCACGAGTCCTCCCAGCCCGAGGCCGTGTTCGACGGGGACCTCGACGGGTTCATCGCCGCGGGCATCCGCTGGCGCTCGCTCTCGAAGAACGACTGA
- the yczR gene encoding MocR-like transcription factor YczR, with product MIAQRLSARRLQELLGAWRGDGHSYRELSESIGILVRDGRLPPASVLPAERPLAEQLGVSRTTVAAAYQRLREDRVVESRRGSGTVVLGPRATGGDRRPLGADEEISLTRASPGPWSGLPELGRRALAEHADAFLLDGFDTIGHPALREIIAQRYTDRGLPTRPDQIMVTLGAQHAIFLIARTLLRRGDRSLIESPSYPHAREALAAAGALVAELPVGVRGHDAASMLEITRRSAARLAYLIPDHHNPTGLSMPPELREHLIANLADQGAHLVVDETTAELVLGAPRPVLPFAASAARPHHHDAILTVGSLGKTVWGGLRVGWIRAAPDLIARLEAARVVGDLGTGTWAQVLGALALERYDEVLADRARELTAGHRALLAALERRLPEWSFSPATGGVSVWADLGEPRSTRLGREAARLGLRIPPGPQFGSPGVFERFVRLPFAAAGVDLTRAVEVLSRAWRGGRGSATPAPVRAELV from the coding sequence GTGCGCGACGGACGGCTGCCGCCCGCCTCCGTGCTGCCCGCCGAGCGCCCGCTCGCCGAACAGCTCGGGGTGAGTCGCACCACCGTGGCCGCTGCCTACCAGCGCCTCCGGGAGGACCGCGTGGTGGAGTCGCGGCGCGGCTCGGGCACGGTCGTGCTCGGACCGCGGGCGACGGGCGGGGACCGCCGCCCGCTCGGGGCTGACGAGGAGATCTCCCTGACACGCGCCTCGCCGGGCCCCTGGTCGGGACTGCCCGAGCTGGGGCGGCGGGCGCTCGCCGAGCACGCCGACGCCTTCCTGCTCGACGGCTTCGACACGATCGGGCACCCGGCGCTGCGCGAGATCATCGCGCAGCGCTACACGGACCGGGGGCTGCCGACCCGGCCCGACCAGATCATGGTGACGCTCGGCGCGCAGCACGCGATCTTCCTCATCGCGCGCACGCTGCTGCGGCGCGGCGATCGGAGCCTCATCGAGTCGCCGAGCTACCCGCACGCCCGCGAGGCGCTCGCCGCCGCCGGGGCGCTCGTCGCCGAGCTGCCCGTCGGGGTGCGCGGCCACGACGCGGCGAGCATGCTCGAGATCACCCGTCGCAGCGCCGCCCGCCTCGCATACCTGATCCCCGACCACCACAATCCCACCGGCCTCAGCATGCCGCCCGAGCTGCGGGAGCACCTCATCGCGAACCTCGCGGATCAGGGCGCGCACCTCGTCGTCGACGAGACGACCGCGGAGCTCGTGCTCGGCGCCCCGCGGCCCGTGCTGCCGTTCGCTGCCTCGGCGGCGCGGCCGCACCACCACGACGCGATCCTCACGGTCGGGTCGCTCGGCAAGACGGTCTGGGGCGGGCTGCGGGTGGGCTGGATCCGCGCCGCTCCCGACCTCATCGCCCGGCTCGAGGCCGCGCGGGTGGTTGGCGATCTCGGCACAGGCACCTGGGCGCAGGTGCTGGGAGCACTCGCGCTCGAGCGCTACGACGAGGTGCTCGCCGATCGTGCCCGCGAGCTCACCGCCGGCCACCGCGCGCTGCTCGCCGCGCTCGAGCGCCGGCTGCCGGAGTGGAGCTTCTCGCCCGCGACCGGCGGCGTGAGCGTCTGGGCCGACCTGGGGGAGCCCCGCAGCACCCGACTGGGCCGCGAGGCCGCACGGCTCGGCCTCCGGATCCCGCCGGGTCCGCAGTTCGGCAGCCCCGGCGTCTTCGAGCGCTTCGTGCGGCTGCCGTTCGCGGCCGCGGGGGTCGACCTGACGCGCGCCGTCGAGGTGCTGAGCCGAGCGTGGCGCGGGGGAAGGGGATCCGCGACGCCCGCCCCCGTGCGCGCCGAGCTCGTGTGA